A genomic stretch from Anaerococcus mediterraneensis includes:
- a CDS encoding PcfB family protein has translation MINEEISKEAGQAAQTIITYTIKAAKESINLDKEIRKKMNETLEKANGNLKSLMGDEMKIKDLYKKGQLENISIDQSDLKDLKKELNKLGVSFSVIKNKETQNYEIFFQAKDIKVMEYAFKQVIAKENKKEKDSILKQIKKYKDLSKNKDKTKEKVKRKVKEKVKPSKKDMTREI, from the coding sequence ATGATAAATGAAGAAATAAGCAAAGAAGCAGGTCAAGCAGCACAAACCATAATAACATACACAATAAAGGCAGCAAAAGAATCAATCAACTTAGACAAAGAAATAAGAAAAAAGATGAATGAAACTTTAGAAAAAGCAAATGGAAACCTAAAAAGTCTTATGGGCGATGAAATGAAAATAAAAGACCTCTACAAAAAAGGACAACTAGAAAATATAAGCATAGATCAAAGCGACCTCAAAGACTTAAAAAAAGAACTAAATAAACTTGGAGTAAGTTTCTCAGTAATAAAAAATAAAGAAACACAAAACTATGAAATATTCTTCCAAGCTAAAGACATAAAAGTAATGGAATATGCCTTTAAACAAGTCATAGCCAAAGAAAATAAAAAAGAAAAAGACAGTATCCTAAAACAAATAAAGAAATACAAAGACCTATCCAAGAACAAGGATAAGACAAAAGAAAAAGTAAAAAGAAAAGTAAAAGAAAAAGTAAAACCAAGCAAAAAAGATATGACCAGAGAAATCTAA
- a CDS encoding ABC transporter ATP-binding protein: MIKLDDVSFKYQNDKVDAIKNINLDFEKGKVYLLCGKSGCGKTSIIRTINRLIPIFYKGDLHGECKIYGENMENIPMYELSKKVGTVFQNPRSQFYNIDTTSELVFNLENQGVDKKTICKNLENVIAKFKIDHLLDKNIFNLSGGEKQLIACASLAVSNPDIIVMDEPSSNLDKCAIKKLSEVIKYWKKQNKTIIIAEHRIYYLMDLIDEVIFLENGEVKKTYSAISFKNINEPDYETLGLRTRNIIMCKGNKNKTRVGKNFISIENFFFSYNKDKQILNITNCVIPKNHTIAIIGNNGSGKTTFSRCLCGLERKFNGKTVIDGKTHTNKEMLKKSFLVMQDVNHQLFTESVNEEIRISTDKIDDSKINEILDKFNLKSKFDSHPMTLSGGEKQRLAIITALVSKREILIFDEPTSGLDRDNMLEFSNFVKELSDDVTKIIVTHDYELILETCDYVIHLEDGEIKDSYFLNNKGNEKLKDYFCDNQI; this comes from the coding sequence ATGATTAAGTTAGATGATGTAAGTTTCAAATACCAAAATGATAAAGTAGATGCTATCAAAAATATCAATTTAGATTTTGAAAAAGGAAAAGTTTACCTTTTGTGCGGGAAAAGTGGTTGCGGGAAAACTTCAATTATAAGAACTATAAATCGCTTAATTCCTATTTTTTATAAAGGCGATCTTCATGGGGAATGTAAAATATATGGCGAAAATATGGAGAATATTCCTATGTATGAATTATCAAAAAAAGTAGGTACTGTATTTCAAAATCCCAGAAGCCAGTTTTACAATATAGATACAACTAGTGAATTAGTATTTAACTTAGAAAATCAGGGAGTTGATAAAAAAACAATATGTAAAAATTTAGAAAATGTAATTGCCAAATTCAAAATAGACCACCTATTAGATAAAAATATATTTAATTTATCAGGAGGAGAAAAACAGTTAATAGCATGTGCTTCACTAGCAGTAAGCAATCCAGATATTATTGTAATGGATGAGCCTTCGTCTAATCTAGATAAATGTGCTATAAAAAAACTAAGTGAAGTTATCAAATATTGGAAAAAACAAAATAAAACAATAATTATAGCTGAGCATAGAATTTATTATTTGATGGATTTGATAGATGAAGTGATTTTTTTAGAAAATGGAGAGGTTAAGAAAACTTATTCAGCTATTTCCTTTAAAAATATTAATGAACCTGATTATGAGACATTAGGATTAAGAACAAGAAACATTATAATGTGCAAAGGAAATAAAAATAAAACTAGAGTTGGTAAAAATTTTATTAGCATCGAAAACTTTTTCTTTTCTTATAATAAGGATAAACAAATTTTAAATATAACAAATTGTGTAATTCCCAAAAATCATACAATTGCAATAATTGGCAATAATGGCTCAGGGAAAACCACTTTTTCAAGGTGTCTATGCGGTTTAGAAAGAAAGTTTAATGGAAAAACTGTGATTGATGGGAAAACACATACAAATAAAGAAATGCTTAAAAAGTCATTTTTAGTAATGCAAGACGTTAATCATCAACTATTTACGGAAAGCGTAAATGAGGAGATACGAATTTCAACTGATAAAATTGATGATAGTAAGATAAATGAAATATTGGATAAATTTAATTTAAAGAGTAAATTTGATTCCCATCCTATGACTTTATCAGGAGGAGAAAAACAAAGACTTGCTATAATTACAGCATTAGTCTCTAAAAGGGAAATTTTAATCTTTGATGAGCCTACTTCAGGACTTGATAGGGACAATATGCTTGAGTTTTCAAATTTTGTAAAGGAACTTTCAGACGATGTAACTAAAATTATTGTAACTCATGATTATGAGCTGATTTTAGAAACTTGTGATTATGTTATACATCTAGAAGATGGAGAAATTAAAGACTCCTATTTTTTAAACAATAAGGGAAATGAGAAATTAAAGGATTATTTTTGTGATAATCAAATATAA
- a CDS encoding DUF3847 domain-containing protein: MKKLEQIRQESKEIKDKIDDTEERLRQLKNQEKKILKQDIVKRRKERTHRLITRGAILESLIENAEELTDEEIKILIEEATKTKEFKETLKIMRGN; encoded by the coding sequence ATGAAAAAATTAGAACAAATAAGACAAGAGTCAAAAGAAATAAAAGATAAAATTGATGATACAGAGGAAAGATTAAGGCAACTAAAAAATCAAGAAAAAAAGATATTAAAACAAGACATAGTGAAAAGAAGAAAAGAAAGAACTCATAGGCTCATAACAAGAGGAGCAATCTTAGAAAGCCTTATAGAAAATGCAGAAGAACTAACAGATGAAGAAATAAAAATCCTAATAGAAGAAGCAACAAAAACAAAAGAATTTAAAGAAACACTAAAAATAATGAGAGGAAATTAA
- a CDS encoding recombinase family protein produces the protein MSRTKKYVAGLYCRLPKDDGNSVESMSIWSQKVMLKQYAESNGIAIYDYYVDDGYSGTNFERPSFKKMITDIENGKINCVITKDLSRLGRNYLQSGAYIEMYFPQKNIRYIAITDGIDTLNSNQNDIMPFKNILNEMYAKDTSKKVKSAIQSRMREGTYIGSKAPFGYLKDPNNKRRLIIDEKTKPIIELIYKLCLEGKGTQLISQELMKRKIPRPSAFVENAEKLYGLTEENKYQWSHRMVLNVLRDPVYCGNMARNKRPTLSFKNSKRLYIPKSDYIYAKNTHEGIVSEEIWEQVQTMVDKRKCNNKKGLYYDNIFQGLVRCPKCGYALTPKTDYRLKKKELIDFVHFSCSTYKKYGISACSSHRIEARDLYNIVLEDIQYHGSMALSDKEDFVEKIIEKIEVEKIDEGKELSNKLELKKNQLAELDRSYEQLYEDRLEGNITERNFNLMNVSISKKQDKLIEEIKVLEGDIEESFETEDNYKKFMDNISKYAKIKSLNRYILNQVIDKIYVYDKEEIDGQISQKVEIHYKFIGKLN, from the coding sequence TTGAGCAGGACTAAAAAATATGTAGCAGGACTTTATTGTAGACTACCAAAGGACGATGGAAACTCAGTTGAGAGTATGAGTATATGGTCACAAAAAGTAATGCTAAAACAATATGCAGAAAGTAACGGTATCGCCATTTATGATTATTATGTAGATGATGGTTATTCGGGAACAAACTTTGAAAGACCATCATTTAAGAAGATGATTACTGATATTGAAAACGGAAAAATAAATTGTGTTATAACAAAAGACTTATCAAGGTTAGGAAGAAACTATCTTCAAAGTGGAGCATATATCGAAATGTACTTTCCACAAAAGAACATAAGATATATTGCAATAACAGATGGTATAGACACATTAAATAGCAATCAAAATGATATTATGCCATTTAAAAACATTCTCAATGAAATGTACGCAAAAGATACTTCCAAAAAAGTTAAAAGTGCAATTCAAAGCAGAATGAGAGAGGGAACATATATAGGCTCTAAAGCTCCATTTGGTTATTTAAAAGACCCTAATAATAAACGCAGATTAATCATAGATGAAAAAACTAAACCTATTATAGAACTCATCTATAAATTGTGTTTAGAGGGTAAGGGAACTCAACTTATTAGCCAGGAGTTGATGAAGAGAAAAATTCCAAGACCAAGTGCTTTTGTTGAAAATGCAGAAAAGCTTTATGGACTAACTGAAGAAAATAAATATCAATGGTCACATAGAATGGTGTTAAATGTTTTACGAGATCCAGTTTATTGTGGAAATATGGCAAGAAATAAAAGACCTACTTTATCATTTAAGAACTCAAAAAGATTGTATATTCCTAAAAGCGACTATATCTATGCTAAAAATACCCACGAGGGAATAGTCAGCGAGGAAATATGGGAACAAGTTCAAACAATGGTTGATAAGAGGAAGTGTAACAATAAAAAGGGACTCTATTATGACAACATTTTTCAAGGACTTGTAAGATGTCCTAAATGTGGTTATGCATTGACACCAAAAACTGATTATAGGCTTAAAAAGAAAGAACTCATAGACTTTGTTCACTTTTCTTGCTCCACATATAAAAAATATGGAATAAGTGCTTGTTCATCACACAGAATTGAAGCTAGGGATCTATATAATATTGTTCTTGAAGATATACAATATCATGGAAGTATGGCACTATCTGATAAAGAAGACTTTGTAGAAAAGATAATAGAAAAGATTGAAGTAGAAAAAATTGACGAGGGAAAAGAACTATCTAACAAGCTGGAGCTTAAAAAGAACCAATTAGCAGAATTAGATAGAAGCTATGAACAGTTATATGAAGATAGGTTAGAGGGAAATATAACCGAAAGAAACTTCAATCTAATGAATGTGAGCATATCTAAAAAACAAGACAAGTTAATCGAGGAAATCAAGGTCTTAGAGGGCGATATAGAAGAATCTTTTGAAACTGAAGATAACTACAAGAAATTCATGGATAATATTAGCAAGTACGCTAAGATAAAATCACTAAACAGATATATTCTAAATCAAGTTATAGATAAGATATATGTCTATGACAAGGAAGAAATAGACGGTCAAATAAGCCAAAAAGTTGAAATTCACTACAAGTTTATAGGTAAATTAAATTGA
- a CDS encoding ABC transporter ATP-binding protein produces MVLLNNNWIKTIFEFASNCKDKLILSVIMAIIGVFSSIIPYWAVYRLIIAFMEHKANIEYVVYYGAIAIISYVVRYICHGISTSLSHISAYTILRSIRERLGEKLLNISMGNASKKTIGEYKSIIVDRVETIELPLAHIIPECISALFLSVAIAIFMLFISWEMTLAMLLTVPLALISYKKLMGNFNELYEAQMKSNKYMNSTIVEYISGIEVIKTFNQDSQSYQKYKDAVNGYKEHTLNWFKSTWNIMNFASSVLPSTFLGTLPVGMILYLKGSLTPADFCICLMLSLGIVSPLTQFTNYVNLLKSIEYAIKDINEILQIPNLISTDREVDVDTMNIKFKDVSFSYDDENTVLDNINLDIAENSFTAIVGPSGSGKSTIVKLILRYWDIDKGEITIGGKNIKNIPLKQLNDLLGYVSQDNFLFNESIMENIRMGNSNASDEEVIEVSKICACHDFIMELEDGYNSNVGSLGSKLSGGQRQRLSIARMMLKDSPIILLDEATAFIDPDNEEKIQEAIKLLTKNKTLIVVAHRLSTVKDANKIVLLNNKKILDVGSHDELLKRSSLYKDMWLSHIGAKTKSTVFNTGGESYV; encoded by the coding sequence GTGGTTCTGTTGAATAATAATTGGATAAAAACAATTTTTGAATTTGCATCGAATTGCAAAGATAAGTTAATTTTGTCAGTAATTATGGCAATTATTGGTGTGTTTTCTAGTATCATACCTTATTGGGCGGTATATAGGCTAATTATAGCATTTATGGAGCATAAGGCAAATATAGAATATGTCGTATATTATGGAGCTATTGCAATCATATCCTATGTCGTAAGATATATTTGTCATGGAATATCAACATCATTATCACATATATCTGCTTATACAATTTTAAGAAGTATTCGAGAAAGATTAGGTGAAAAATTACTTAATATTTCTATGGGAAATGCGTCAAAAAAGACAATAGGGGAGTATAAGTCGATTATTGTAGATAGGGTTGAAACAATTGAACTGCCTCTCGCCCATATCATACCAGAATGTATATCTGCTTTATTTTTATCAGTGGCTATTGCAATCTTCATGTTATTCATAAGTTGGGAAATGACACTGGCGATGCTTCTTACGGTTCCTTTGGCTCTAATTTCATATAAAAAACTCATGGGTAACTTTAATGAACTTTATGAGGCTCAGATGAAGTCAAATAAATACATGAATTCTACGATTGTAGAATACATTAGTGGTATTGAAGTAATAAAAACCTTTAATCAGGATAGCCAATCCTACCAGAAATATAAGGACGCTGTAAATGGATATAAGGAACATACTTTAAATTGGTTTAAATCAACATGGAATATTATGAATTTTGCAAGCTCTGTGTTACCATCAACATTTCTAGGGACCTTACCAGTAGGAATGATTTTATATTTAAAAGGATCTTTAACTCCAGCTGACTTTTGCATATGCTTAATGCTTTCCCTAGGGATAGTTAGTCCTCTTACACAGTTTACAAACTATGTAAATCTGTTAAAAAGTATAGAATATGCAATAAAGGATATAAATGAAATTTTACAAATACCCAACCTTATTTCCACTGATAGAGAAGTTGATGTAGATACAATGAACATAAAATTTAAAGATGTATCTTTTTCTTATGATGATGAAAATACAGTCTTAGATAACATAAACTTAGATATAGCTGAAAATTCTTTTACAGCCATTGTTGGACCGTCTGGATCAGGAAAATCCACTATTGTTAAACTTATTTTAAGATATTGGGATATAGATAAAGGCGAAATAACAATAGGTGGGAAAAATATCAAAAATATACCTTTGAAACAGCTTAATGATTTGCTTGGCTATGTATCTCAGGATAACTTCTTATTTAACGAAAGCATCATGGAAAACATACGAATGGGAAATTCTAATGCAAGTGATGAAGAAGTAATAGAGGTGTCAAAAATCTGCGCTTGTCATGATTTTATTATGGAACTTGAAGATGGATACAATTCAAATGTAGGAAGCCTTGGAAGTAAACTATCGGGAGGACAAAGGCAAAGACTTTCTATAGCTCGAATGATGTTAAAGGATTCACCTATAATCCTACTTGATGAAGCTACAGCATTTATAGATCCAGACAATGAAGAAAAAATACAAGAAGCAATTAAACTTTTAACAAAAAACAAAACATTGATAGTAGTAGCTCATCGATTGTCTACTGTAAAAGATGCAAATAAAATAGTTTTGTTAAACAACAAGAAAATATTAGACGTAGGAAGTCATGACGAACTTCTTAAACGATCTAGCCTATATAAAGATATGTGGTTATCCCATATAGGAGCAAAAACAAAGTCTACTGTTTTTAATACAGGAGGAGAGAGCTATGTTTAA
- a CDS encoding DNA-binding protein: protein MEYKDIRENLEEMMNDNYKDFIKALVSIEKGVNDEKALEEVYVLYMNNDTTGLLSDDFDYMIDDMKEQGKIVENTNELEEKDDLINLVGNISGQVENLERENANGEKFKVSNFSIVSKDDDGNKVYTNCSAYGDKTKDLENLKQGDFVKIFGQVKTSIDNNGKEHKNVRIFSSKLLKAKEQVKSQYKDKKSILGQIKSFKTDDKAKSNKKEHSKGTER from the coding sequence ATGGAATACAAAGATATTAGAGAAAACTTAGAGGAAATGATGAATGATAATTACAAGGATTTTATAAAAGCACTTGTGAGTATAGAAAAAGGTGTTAATGATGAAAAGGCACTTGAAGAAGTCTATGTTTTATATATGAACAATGACACAACAGGTCTACTAAGTGATGACTTTGACTATATGATTGATGATATGAAAGAACAAGGTAAGATTGTTGAAAATACCAATGAACTTGAAGAAAAAGACGACCTCATAAATCTCGTGGGTAATATATCAGGTCAAGTAGAAAATCTTGAAAGAGAAAATGCAAATGGAGAAAAGTTCAAGGTAAGTAACTTTTCAATTGTTTCGAAAGATGACGATGGGAATAAAGTTTATACCAATTGTTCAGCCTATGGAGATAAGACAAAAGATTTGGAAAACTTAAAACAAGGAGATTTTGTTAAAATATTTGGTCAAGTAAAAACAAGTATTGATAACAACGGGAAGGAACATAAAAATGTTCGTATTTTTTCTTCTAAGCTCTTAAAAGCAAAAGAACAAGTAAAGAGTCAATACAAGGATAAAAAGTCAATATTAGGGCAAATAAAAAGCTTTAAGACAGATGACAAAGCTAAGTCAAATAAGAAAGAGCATAGCAAAGGAACAGAGAGGTAA
- the mobQ gene encoding MobQ family relaxase, whose translation MADSFHFSVNIISRGKGKSAVASAAYISGEKIKNEWDGVTHDYTRKEKVLVKNIILPDHIPKEFNDRSTLWNKVEMAEKNSNAQLARQFIIGLPKELTLSENKNLVERFIKENLTSQGMIVDYAIHDESQDKNGNIHCHIMTIMRPINEKGEFLAKSKKEYILDEKGEKVLNKNGKPKTRKVELTTWNDKGNVEKWRENFSDLCNGYLAKNKIEKRVDHRSFKRQNSDYLPTIHLGSAASAMERKGIETDKGNYNREIRKYNDLVKTIKEEIKTLKGWIGNLLDNLSTAYEKFKDIERDKVIDNPKLFNLTNYLLTYSEIQKEKSKYLKGYAKTNKEKYDFRKLTSAYSYLRKNNIETIGQLQTKIETLKSNSYKLNKKVKTIHKEMEDVEKKILYYEIYKAKKGVYEEYQKKNIFTKDTFYNKHKKDIDQYKVVSEKLKKLLSDKEKLSPKKWNEEKNLLMANLEEINREKDKIKDEYQEINHIKYSVDFVNKELGIDLSIEIDKLIKQGEKPSVIAQIKKFQDQVIKDNEYREMMKNKKMDQER comes from the coding sequence ATGGCAGACAGTTTTCATTTTTCAGTAAACATAATATCAAGAGGAAAAGGCAAAAGTGCAGTAGCAAGTGCAGCATATATAAGTGGAGAAAAAATAAAAAATGAATGGGACGGAGTAACCCATGACTATACGAGAAAAGAAAAAGTATTAGTAAAAAATATAATATTGCCTGATCATATACCAAAAGAATTTAATGATAGGTCGACTTTATGGAATAAGGTTGAAATGGCAGAAAAAAATTCTAATGCACAACTAGCAAGACAATTCATAATAGGACTACCAAAAGAATTAACTTTAAGTGAAAATAAAAACCTAGTTGAAAGATTTATAAAAGAAAATCTAACATCACAAGGAATGATAGTAGATTATGCAATTCATGATGAGAGTCAAGATAAAAATGGAAATATCCATTGTCATATCATGACTATAATGCGACCTATAAACGAAAAAGGAGAGTTCTTAGCAAAGTCAAAAAAAGAATATATCCTAGATGAAAAAGGAGAAAAAGTATTAAACAAAAATGGAAAACCAAAGACAAGAAAAGTAGAACTAACAACCTGGAACGATAAGGGCAATGTAGAAAAATGGAGAGAAAATTTTTCAGACCTTTGCAACGGATACCTAGCTAAAAACAAGATAGAAAAAAGAGTAGACCATAGGAGTTTTAAAAGACAAAATTCTGATTATCTACCGACAATCCATTTAGGATCAGCAGCAAGTGCAATGGAACGAAAGGGAATAGAAACTGACAAGGGAAACTATAATAGAGAAATAAGAAAATACAACGACCTTGTAAAAACAATAAAAGAAGAGATAAAAACATTAAAGGGTTGGATAGGAAATTTATTAGATAACTTATCTACTGCTTATGAAAAATTTAAGGATATAGAAAGAGATAAGGTAATAGACAACCCTAAACTTTTTAATCTAACAAATTATCTATTAACTTATTCAGAAATTCAAAAAGAAAAAAGTAAATATCTAAAAGGATATGCCAAAACTAATAAAGAAAAATATGACTTTAGGAAACTAACAAGTGCATATAGTTATTTAAGAAAAAATAACATAGAAACCATAGGTCAGTTACAAACAAAAATAGAAACTTTAAAGTCCAATAGTTATAAGCTAAATAAAAAAGTAAAGACAATCCATAAAGAAATGGAAGATGTAGAAAAGAAAATTTTATACTATGAAATCTACAAAGCCAAAAAAGGAGTTTATGAAGAATACCAAAAGAAAAACATATTCACAAAAGACACATTCTATAATAAACATAAGAAAGACATTGACCAATATAAGGTAGTAAGCGAGAAATTAAAAAAACTCCTATCAGATAAGGAAAAGCTAAGTCCTAAAAAATGGAATGAAGAAAAAAATCTTTTAATGGCAAACCTTGAAGAAATAAATAGAGAAAAAGACAAGATAAAAGATGAATACCAGGAAATTAATCATATAAAATATTCAGTAGATTTTGTAAACAAAGAACTTGGCATAGATTTATCCATAGAAATAGATAAGCTAATAAAACAAGGTGAAAAACCAAGTGTAATAGCACAGATTAAAAAATTCCAAGACCAAGTTATTAAAGACAATGAATACAGAGAAATGATGAAAAACAAGAAAATGGATCAAGAAAGATAA
- a CDS encoding phage replisome organizer N-terminal domain-containing protein, which yields MATNKRYYWIKLKEEFFTDKRIKRLRRISGGDTYTIIYLKLLLLSLKDEGKLYYDGVESDFIKELALTIDETDDDVMVTVNYLINQGLLEVVTENDEYYLTEIPNLIGSETAWAEKKRRYRQNKQRTLSLMSPTHVRQEIEIEKDIEIDKEREGEIEKDKKSTPIFYGQYKNVRLSKEEYQNLKEKLQGHTETMIEKLSRYIKSSGKYYKDHYVTILNWYEEDKDKLRQKGLNKKMNYDVGESL from the coding sequence ATGGCAACAAACAAAAGATATTATTGGATAAAACTAAAAGAAGAATTTTTCACAGACAAAAGGATAAAAAGACTAAGGAGAATATCGGGAGGAGATACCTACACGATAATCTACCTTAAACTTCTACTACTAAGCCTAAAAGATGAAGGCAAACTCTATTATGACGGAGTAGAAAGTGATTTTATAAAAGAGTTAGCACTAACCATAGATGAAACAGACGATGATGTAATGGTTACAGTTAATTATTTAATCAATCAAGGCTTACTAGAGGTTGTAACAGAAAATGATGAATACTACCTAACTGAAATACCAAACTTAATCGGATCAGAAACAGCTTGGGCAGAGAAAAAAAGAAGATACAGACAAAATAAACAGAGGACATTGTCCTTAATGAGTCCAACCCATGTCCGACAAGAGATAGAGATAGAGAAAGATATAGAGATAGATAAAGAGAGAGAGGGAGAGATAGAAAAAGATAAAAAGTCCACCCCCATCTTTTATGGACAATACAAAAATGTAAGGTTAAGCAAAGAAGAATATCAAAACCTAAAAGAAAAGCTGCAAGGACATACCGAAACAATGATTGAAAAGCTATCAAGATATATCAAAAGCTCTGGGAAATACTATAAAGACCATTATGTAACAATCCTTAATTGGTATGAAGAAGATAAAGATAAACTAAGACAGAAAGGTTTAAATAAAAAAATGAACTATGATGTAGGCGAATCTTTATAG
- a CDS encoding ABC transporter ATP-binding protein encodes MFKTTGRILKWAKKYKKRMRKGFVYSFLNSVFISMPIMLSVYVFNLILKNYFDKGNYGKKEILIVTILMIIFVLGRYATSYLKAVNQESIGYEVTADQRIQIGDILKRVALGFFQENNPGELTSAVTTELSFFENYAMKMIDIVINGYIMAAVMILSISFLSWKLAIIAVSGVLTSYIFLALLGRFSEKNSIPYHKAQNNLVESTMELVMGLPTIRAFNKDDASLKNFNEAILSSKQTNIKIESQYTPFNCLHLFSLKLASILIVIFAGIMTIKAQIEMPIMIAVFIFSFIMFASVENVNSATHVLEILDKTLDNLDKMESVDFLDEKGKDLPLKNHNIIFDRVSFSYDKTPIIKDVSFEIPEKTITAIVGPSGSGKTTICNLISRFYDVKEGSIKIGDVDIRDLTLSSLLSNISTVFQKVYLFNDTIENNIKFGKPSASKEEVINAAKKAQCHDFIMKLPNGYKTIVGEGGEALSGGEKQRISIARAMLKDAPIIILDEATSSIDPENEYLIQRAISNLSKGKTVIIIAHRIVTIEEADQILVLDDGEIVQRGKHRDLIEEEGLYRSFMRIRGKVENWKI; translated from the coding sequence ATGTTTAAAACTACAGGTAGAATTTTAAAATGGGCCAAAAAATATAAAAAAAGAATGAGAAAAGGTTTTGTCTATTCATTTTTAAACTCTGTTTTTATTTCTATGCCTATTATGTTATCGGTATACGTATTCAACCTCATTCTTAAGAACTATTTTGATAAAGGTAATTATGGGAAGAAAGAAATACTTATAGTTACAATATTAATGATTATATTTGTTCTGGGTAGATATGCCACCTCCTACCTTAAGGCTGTAAATCAAGAAAGTATAGGCTATGAAGTAACCGCTGACCAAAGAATTCAAATCGGTGATATACTAAAAAGAGTAGCACTTGGATTTTTTCAAGAAAACAACCCAGGAGAACTTACTAGTGCTGTGACTACGGAATTATCTTTTTTTGAAAATTATGCCATGAAAATGATAGATATTGTGATTAATGGCTATATAATGGCAGCTGTCATGATACTTAGTATCTCCTTTTTGTCTTGGAAATTAGCGATAATAGCTGTTTCGGGGGTATTGACTTCATATATATTCCTAGCACTGCTTGGCAGGTTTTCTGAAAAAAACTCTATTCCTTACCATAAGGCTCAAAATAATTTGGTGGAATCCACAATGGAGCTTGTAATGGGACTTCCAACAATTAGGGCTTTTAATAAAGATGATGCTAGTCTTAAGAATTTTAATGAGGCTATTTTAAGTAGCAAACAGACTAATATTAAAATTGAAAGTCAGTACACACCCTTCAACTGCTTACATCTATTTTCGTTGAAACTAGCATCAATTTTAATTGTTATATTTGCTGGAATTATGACTATAAAGGCTCAAATAGAAATGCCTATTATGATTGCTGTGTTTATATTTTCCTTTATTATGTTTGCTTCTGTAGAAAATGTAAACTCGGCAACCCATGTGTTAGAGATTTTGGATAAAACATTGGATAATTTGGACAAAATGGAGAGTGTAGACTTTTTAGATGAAAAAGGAAAAGATTTGCCCTTAAAAAATCATAATATTATCTTTGATAGAGTAAGTTTTTCATACGATAAGACACCTATTATAAAAGATGTTTCCTTTGAAATTCCAGAAAAAACAATAACAGCTATAGTCGGCCCATCAGGTTCAGGTAAAACGACAATATGTAATCTTATTTCACGTTTTTATGATGTAAAGGAAGGTAGTATAAAAATTGGAGATGTAGATATAAGGGACTTAACCTTATCCAGTCTACTTTCTAATATAAGCACAGTATTTCAAAAAGTATATCTATTTAATGATACAATCGAAAATAATATAAAATTTGGAAAGCCTAGTGCTAGCAAAGAAGAAGTAATTAATGCAGCAAAAAAAGCTCAGTGCCATGACTTTATTATGAAATTACCAAATGGATATAAGACAATTGTTGGTGAAGGTGGTGAAGCCTTATCAGGAGGAGAAAAACAGAGAATATCTATAGCTAGGGCTATGCTAAAAGATGCTCCTATAATCATATTAGATGAAGCGACATCTAGCATAGATCCAGAAAATGAATATTTAATACAAAGAGCCATATCTAATTTAAGTAAAGGAAAAACTGTAATTATTATTGCCCATAGAATTGTAACAATAGAGGAAGCAGACCAAATACTTGTATTGGACGATGGGGAAATTGTTCAAAGAGGAAAACACAGAGATTTAATAGAAGAAGAGGGACTATATAGAAGTTTTATGAGAATCAGGGGTAAAGTAGAGAATTGGAAAATATAA